From a single Capsicum annuum cultivar UCD-10X-F1 chromosome 12, UCD10Xv1.1, whole genome shotgun sequence genomic region:
- the LOC107850378 gene encoding chromodomain-helicase-DNA-binding protein 7, which produces MGFDIECIIDIHTYPGEYFCPVCRTLVYPNEAFQSQCTHLYCKPCLAHVANGSRACPYDGYLVTEADSKPLIESDKTLAESIGRVKVRCLYHRSGCTWEGSLSDCASHCSGCSFGNSPVICNRCGVQITHQQVHEHALSCPGVYPAQQTASGAQDNPSSVAATTAVVADSNQTTAHSGTAASQASNAQTTTASLLPGQDPKQQTNASSQALAPAPAGVPTSDQWYQQQYQQYYQQYAGYDPYQQYYPYQQQPIQQYQQQPQIYMQPPAQSQAPVPAQPQSQSLPQPQPLNPQAQPQMQALPKGQTQPQVQAVGQQHQNQVQVNRQQQLPPTMQPQTQIPSQIYPTSRAHPPTQPPPYPQPYPMQPHSQHHVQVPQYQQPPAQVHPALSSQAQLHPPVQPQPHAQLQPQTNVQQPPPSHGQLPPPQAGQPAHALGQTLHSTANAVSGFHSYPQPQPMQQAPMGMTQQPPMHPHPTTGSMPPVQTHGQVSQQPSLVRPPQGIPSNQQPVLVPSQGQAPAQSQLYPTAQQSGHSIQQHPVQPNQQPMPQQYSQQHTFPGPFPSQSHQQGHFTHQQPLQTQFRPQGLPNVVPQSLHGYIQPQQNVALPPPPQPQQSQTYIGRPGMQNHVQSISQAHGGYNITAQVRPVQPALGQSQMNPSYGNHMSNEHESMDQKKRSALESKGDLLPDKTAGRPEGGVPSQDNAQEDLGSLAAKSIDAVAPRFEADLDDEQQKRRKAIDEYRQRVSSDIDVHKGDSDEIIDKRTVKEEGNENLLKPKSAAKSADAAVKPDKDAYDGGIPGPGSTTSFARGRGHFPPPGEFREGIRGMGRAPLSGAEIPSGTQHSVNPAEAEMFHNQRVNRFEGNQGNPFPPGSFEKVPFGQPRSMESARDKRLKAPMGEHLSPLQVPHDQVSRPLDRPPHAFGYDSGSKFEASAGVPPNRLLPPYNPPGSMHFKDSGEREAPLGPHDDDRKRGGSGFGVHHMDYLSARNPDGEFSNIPPRGFASRVGFEDFGGRDPHQFIEGPGPFNLPSNLAGSLYSDGGEHTTFGRPYKHVRSGDLFGKDAPSHLHRGEPPDPQKLPRHLRFGEPTGFGPFGGRAYMGELSAFGDIPGFGESIGRNKPGMPRFGEPGFRSRYPLPGYPNHGPFAGDVDSFDRPRKRKPMSMGWCRICKIDCETVEGLDMHSQTRQHQDMAIDMVRSIKEQNRKKHKTFGDRASVEEKGQTRKAVFEGRGRKA; this is translated from the exons ATGGGTTTTGATATCGAATGCATAATCGACATCCATACCTATCCTGGAGAGTATTTCTGTCCTGTTTGTCGAACACTCGTGTACCCTAACGAAGCCTTCCAATCACAGTGCACCCATCTCTACTGCAAACCTTGTCTGGCGCATGTTGCCAATGGGAGCCGGGCCTGTCCCTATGATGGGTACTTAGTTACTGAAGCAGACTCTAAA CCCCTTATTGAGTCAGACAAGACACTTGCTGAAAGCATAGGCAGAGTTAAAGTGCGTTGTCTCTATCACAGAAGTGGATGCACATGGGAAGGTTCCTTGTCTGATTGCGCTTCCCATTGTTCTGGCTGCTCCTTTGGCAATTCCCCAGTTatatgcaatagatgtggagtccaGATTACGCATCAGCAAGTGCATGAGCATGCCCTGAGTTGTCCT GGTGTATATCCTGCACAACAGACTGCTAGTGGTGCCCAAGATAATCCCAGCTCTGTTGCAGCCACCACTGCTGTTGTTGCTGACTCAAATCAAACTACGGCTCATTCAGGAACTGCAGCATCACAGGCATCAAATGCTCAAACCACAACTGCTTCTCTGCTTCCTGGACAAGATCCCAAACAGCAAACAAATGCCAGCTCTCAGGCTCTTGCTCCAGCTCCAGCTGGTGTGCCTACTTCAGATCAATGGTATCAGCAGCAGTATCAACAGTATTATCAGCAATATGCTGGATATGATCCTTATCAACAATACTATCCTTATCAGCAACAACCAATCCAACAATATCAGCAACAACCTCAGATTTACATGCAGCCACCAGCACAATCCCAGGCTCCGGTCCCGGCACAACCTCAATCCCAGTCTCTGCCCCAGCCGCAACCACTTAATCCTCAAGCTCAACCTCAAATGCAAGCTCTACCTAAGGGGCAGACTCAACCACAGGTTCAAGCTGTGGGGCAACAGCATCAAAACCAGGTTCAAGTCAACCGACAGCAGCAGCTCCCACCTACTATGCAACCTCAAACCCAAATTCCGTCACAAATATATCCAACTTCTCGTGCTCATCCTCCTACTCAGCCTCCACCATATCCGCAGCCCTATCCAATGCAGCCTCATTCACAGCACCATGTGCAGGTGCCACAGTATCAGCAGCCTCCTGCCCAGGTTCATCCTGCCCTGTCTTCTCAAGCTCAGTTGCATCCTCCTGTGCAACCACAACCTCATGCACAACTTCAACCGCAAACAAATGTGCAACAGCCTCCACCATCTCATGGCCAATTGCCCCCTCCTCAGGCCGGCCAGCCTGCTCATGCACTGGGTCAGACCCTCCATTCAACAGCCAATGCAGTTTCAGGTTTCCATTCCTATCCACAACCCCAGCCCATGCAGCAAGCGCCTATGGGTATGACACAGCAACCTCCTATGCATCCGCATCCTACTACTGGGTCTATGCCTCCAGTTCAGACTCATGGTCAGGTTTCTCAACAACCTTCTTTAGTGCGCCCACCTCAAGGTATACCCAGCAATCAGCAACCGGTGTTGGTACCTTCTCAAGGTCAAGCTCCCGCACAATCTCAACTTTATCCTACTGCTCAACAATCAGGACATTCAATTCAGCAACATCCTGTTCAGCCTAACCAACAGCCGATGCCCCAACAATACAGTCAACAGCATACATTTCCTGGTCCATTTCCGAGCCAGTCACACCAACAAGGTCATTTTACTCACCAGCAGCCATTGCAGACTCAGTTTCGCCCTCAAGGTCTTCCTAATGTGGTGCCTCAAAGTTTACATGGATATATTCAGCCACAGCAAAATGTCGCCTTACCACCTCCCCCACAACCTCAACAATCTCAGACATATATAGGAAGGCCTGGGATGCAAAATCATGTGCAGTCGATTTCTCAGGCTCATGGTGGATATAATATTACAGCGCAGGTTAGACCTGTCCAGCCTGCTTTAGGCCAGTCACAAATGAATCCAAGTTATGGGAACCACATGAGCAACGAACATGAGTCTATGGATCAGAAGAAACGGTCTGCCCTTGAAAGTAAAGGTGATCTGTTACCTGACAAAACTGCAGGAAGGCCAGAAGGGGGAGTTCCTTCCCAGGATAATGCTCAAGAGGATCTAGGTTCCCTTGCAGCCAAATCAATTGATGCAGTGGCCCCAAGATTTGAAGCTGACCTAGATGATGAACAGCAGAAGCGTAGGAAAGCAATTGATGAGTATAGACAGAGGGTCAGCAGTGATATAGATGTTCATAAGGGTGATTCGGATGAGATTATAGACAAAAGAACTGTTAAGGAAGAGGGAAATGAGAATTTGTTGAAGCCTAAATCTGCTGCCAAATCAGCTGATGCAGCAGTTAAGCCAGACAAAGATGCCTATGATGGTGGTATCCCTGGTCCAGGGTCTACAACATCCTTTGCTAGGGGCCGTGGTCATTTTCCTCCACCAGGTGAATTCCGAGAAGGGATAAGGGGAATGGGAAGAGCACCATTAAGTGGTGCTGAAATTCCTAGTGGAACACAACACTCAGTGAATCCAGCAGAAGCTGAAATGTTTCATAACCAAAGGGTGAATCGGTTTGAAGGAAATCAAGGAAACCCATTTCCCCCAGGGTCTTTTGAGAAGGTTCCATTCGGCCAACCTAGAAGTATGGAATCAGCTAGGGATAAAAGGTTGAAGGCGCCTATGGGGGAGCATTTAAGTCCTTTACAAGTGCCTCACGATCAAG TATCTCGGCCACTTGACAGACCACCTCACGCATTTGGATATGATTCTGGATCAAAATTTGAGGCGAGTGCTGGGGTTCCACCTAACAGATTGTTGCCTCCATATAATCCTCCTGGTTCAATGCATTTCAAGGATAGTGGAGAAAGAGAAGCACCGCTTGGTCCTCATGACGACGACAGAAAAAGGGGAGGGTCTGGATTTGGTGTGCATCATATGGATTATTTGTCTGCCAGGAATCCTGACGGGGAGTTCTCTAACATTCCACCACGTGGATTTGCAAGTCGAGTAGGCTTTGAAGATTTTGGTGGCAGAGACCCCCATCAATTTATTGAAGGGCCTGGACCTTTCAATTTACCTTCCAATCTAGCTGGCAGCTTATACTCTGATG GTGGCGAGCATACTACCTTTGGTCGTCCTTACAAACATGTACGGAGTGGTGATCTTTTTGGGAAAGACGCTCCAAGTCATTTGCATCGTGGTGAGCCTCCAGATCCTCAGAAATTACCCCGTCATTTACGTTTTGGTGAACCTACAGGCTTTGGTCCCTTTGGTGGCCGTGCTTACATGGGAGAGTTGTCTGCGTTTGGAGATATTCCTGGTTTTGGCGAATCAATTGGACGCAACAAACCTGGTATGCCACGGTTTGGGGAGCCTGGCTTCAGGAGCAGGTATCCTCTCCCAGGATATCCGAATCATGGACCTTTTGCA GGTGATGTGGACTCCTTTGACAGACCAAGAAAGAGGAAGCCCATGAGCATGGGATGGTGCCGCATTTGCAAGATTGATTGTGAAACTGTTGAGGGCCTAGATATGCACTCACAGACAAGACAGCACCAAGATATGGCTATTGATATGGTTAGGTCTATCAAGGAGCAAAACCGAAAGAAACATAA GACTTTTGGTGATCGAGCTTCAGTTGAAGAGAAAGGTCAAACTAGAAAGGCAGTGTTCGAGGGCCGTGGTAGAAAGGCTTGA